The proteins below come from a single Rosa rugosa chromosome 2, drRosRugo1.1, whole genome shotgun sequence genomic window:
- the LOC133731522 gene encoding uncharacterized protein LOC133731522 isoform X1 — protein sequence MLQWMGGSRRKVNTSRKSTLNRQKQYFEQRRRQQQHQQQTNGIESYAYNIQTAGKHDKEHQSLDILSLLNLSKVSQEQKSACPNGREDIEVNASRVTYDLSEDPLRIASKMVAPPTSVKFNKARAESGFHSEVASPKKAIATAPDNHRKSFNEMYSKPHNSRTPVEQLSESCVLDFFGNDGLEDDHVEGSPVHEAHVAFSVEGLGKVGMETPVHSPKQPGRTFSYDCSTPLHGARKVNSFKNLKRLDDIEIEMDTVMQDITMPLSSNDLEFSEDLMDSISNPKKKFSTFRNCTQYDGHDSKFETYYGGRRIFDDIENGNKDRWDGRYNYLEEDSFNEWEHDLSLGRPSEVNRRSVDNMMHGEYGMSDFTFEEPFSPTRFCSSITDKFNILESPSYSKHQVLENDLDFIFSTGAREHTRRKFNFGGVASRPDWSCFATEYDRDNASLLSSLPSVSFGSEESCSSSAVRVNATDDSLPKSTRKHSKRRHGNSCADPEHKYHVDITSMERTQDRSRDFFQQKNIAHGSGRCTNMSKSSKFKPSHHSNTPFREKSTPNSNWRSEERYMSVDIDSGSSSFHQNSCPSAGSMPLSRDPFGAFDCLELHVDARPSEHCEPVASSPSGSFISQKFAFHDSPPVTSNIGCGPTKPNLYPCSHDQTPSPDLSAQESFSKAEEGKVKFQPKEKSRQEEENAILNNLLTESVDAASALRSKNKYSVCKKAKDADSGRNEGSIKATYMPDHTEEASSFLKSPDKIQNTVDEKEESHHSEIPLPCRSRNKEMEDSEPQERKTFLKQQSEFVDSSSQVMMLQSYVLQFLCVQKVLKDAAAQNSMKKI from the exons ATGTTGCAATGGATGGGAGGTTCAAGGAGGAAAGTGAATACT TCGAGGAAGTCTACACTGAACAG GcaaaaacaatattttgaaCAAAGAAGGCGACAACAACAGCATCAGCAGCAAACAAATGGGATAGAGAGCTATGCATATAATATACAAACAGCTGGGAAGCATGACAAAGAACATCAGTCATTGGATATTCTCAGTTTACTCAACTTGTCGAAAGTCTCCCAAGAACAGAAATCTGCTTGCCCCAATG GAAGGGAAGATATAGAAGTCAATGCTTCAAGAGTGACATATGATCTTTCAGAGGATCCACTAAGAATTGCTTCAAAGATGGTTGCTCCTCCCACTTCTGTTAAATTTAACAAAGCAA GAGCTGAATCAGGCTTCCATTCAGAGGTTGCATCTCCAAAAAA GGCTATCGCTACTGCTCCTGATAATCACAGAAAGTCTTTCAATGAAATGTATTCTAAACCACATAACTCGAGGACACCTGTTGAGCAGC TTTCAGAGTCTTGTGTGCTTGATTTTTTCGGCAATGATGGATTGGAGGATGACCATGTAGAAGGAAGTCCAGTCCATGAAGCTCACGTTGCATTTTCAGTTGAAG GTTTGGGAAAAGTGGGAATGGAAACACCGGTCCATTCACCAAAACAACCTGGAAG GACCTTCTCCTATGATTGCTCCACACCATTGCACGGTGCAAGGAAAGTGAACTCATTCAAGAACCTGAAGCGTCTGGAtgatattgaaattgaaatg GACACAGTAATGCAAGATATCACTATGCCCCTTAGTAGCAATGATTTAGAGTTCTCTGAGGATTTAATGGATTCAATCAGTAATCCAAAGAAGAAATTCTCCACTTTCAGAAATTGCACACAATATGATGGTCATGATAGTAAATTTGAAACCTATTATGGAGGCAGAAGAATATTTGACGATATTGAAAATGGCAACAAAGACAGATGGGATG GTAGGTATAACTACCTTGAGGAAGACTCTTTTAATGAATGGGAACATGATTTATCATTGGGGAGGCCAAGTGAAGTGAACCGTAGATCTGTTGATAATATGATGCATGGAGAGTATGGGATGTCAGATTTCACTTTTGAAGAACCCTTTTCCCCAACGAG GTTTTGTTCAAGCATAACAGACAAGTTCAACATCTTAG AGTCACCTTCATACTCGAAGCACCAAGTATTAGAGAATGATCTTGATTTTATATTTTCCACCGGGGCAAG AGAGCATACACGAAGGAAATTTAATTTTGGAGGTGTAGCCAGCCGACCTGATTGGTCTTGCTTTGCAACTGAATATGATAGGGATAATGCGAGCCTACTGAG TTCATTACCTTCTGTGTCTTTTGGCAGTGAAGAGTCATGCTCATCAAGTGCAG TGAGGGTCAATGCAACTGATGATTCGCTGCCAAAGTCAACCAGAAAACACAGTAAGAGAAGACATGGCAATTCATGTGCCGACCCTGAACATAAATATCATGTGGACATAACTTCTATGGAAAGGACACAAGACAGAAGCAGGGATTTTTTTCAACAGAAGAATATTGCACATGGATCAGGGAGATGTACAAATATGTCAAAATCATCAAAGTTTAAACCCTCCCACCACTCAAACACTCCTTTCCGTGAAAAGTCAACCCCAAACAGCAATTGGAGGTCTGAGGAAAGATACATGTCAGTTGATATAGATTCGGGTTCCAGTTCTTTCCATCAAAATTCCTGTCCATCAGCAGGCTCTATGCCTTTGTCTCGAGATCCTTTCGGTGCATTCGATTGCCTAGAATTACATGTGGATGCCAGACCTTCAGAACACTGTGAACCTGTTGCGAGTTCACCTTCAGGCAGTTTTATCTCTCAGAAATTTGCATTTCATGACTCTCCTCCTGTAACCTCTAACATTGGGTGTGGACCAACAAAACCAAATCTTTATCCATGTTCACATGATCAGACCCCATCTCCTGATTTGTCAGCACAAGAAAGTTTTAGCAAGGCCGAGGAGGGAAAAGTGAAATTCCAGCCCAAAGAAAAATCTAGACAGGAGGAAGAAAATGCTATTCTGAACAACTTGCTCACAGAAAGTGTAGATGCAGCAAGTGCTTTACGATCAAAGAACAAGTACAGTGTATGCAAGAAAGCAAAGGATGCAGATTCAGGACGAAATGAGGGAAGTATAAAAGCAACCTATATGCCTGACCATACTGAGGAGGCATCATCGTTTTTGAAGAGTCCAGATAAAATTCAAAACACAGTGGATGAAAAAGA AGAATCCCATCACTCTGAAATTCCTCTTCCATGTCGAAGTCGGAACAAAG AGATGGAAGATTCTGAGCCTCAGGAAAGAAAGACTTTCCTTAAACAGCAAAGTGAATTCGTTGACTCATCTTCTCAGGTTATGATGCTTCAGAGCTATGTTCTTCAGTTTCTTTGTGTGCAGAAGGTATTGAAGGACGCAGCTGCACAGAATAGCATGAAGAAAATATAG
- the LOC133731522 gene encoding uncharacterized protein LOC133731522 isoform X2 — protein sequence MLQWMGGSRRKVNTSRKSTLNRQKQYFEQRRRQQQHQQQTNGIESYAYNIQTAGKHDKEHQSLDILSLLNLSKVSQEQKSACPNGREDIEVNASRVTYDLSEDPLRIASKMVAPPTSVKFNKARAESGFHSEVASPKKAIATAPDNHRKSFNEMYSKPHNSRTPVEQLSESCVLDFFGNDGLEDDHVEGSPVHEAHVAFSVEGLGKVGMETPVHSPKQPGRTFSYDCSTPLHGARKVNSFKNLKRLDDIEIEMDTVMQDITMPLSSNDLEFSEDLMDSISNPKKKFSTFRNCTQYDGHDSKFETYYGGRRIFDDIENGNKDRWDGRYNYLEEDSFNEWEHDLSLGRPSEVNRRSVDNMMHGEYGMSDFTFEEPFSPTRFCSSITDKFNILESPSYSKHQVLENDLDFIFSTGAREHTRRKFNFGGVASRPDWSCFATEYDRDNASLLSEESCSSSAVRVNATDDSLPKSTRKHSKRRHGNSCADPEHKYHVDITSMERTQDRSRDFFQQKNIAHGSGRCTNMSKSSKFKPSHHSNTPFREKSTPNSNWRSEERYMSVDIDSGSSSFHQNSCPSAGSMPLSRDPFGAFDCLELHVDARPSEHCEPVASSPSGSFISQKFAFHDSPPVTSNIGCGPTKPNLYPCSHDQTPSPDLSAQESFSKAEEGKVKFQPKEKSRQEEENAILNNLLTESVDAASALRSKNKYSVCKKAKDADSGRNEGSIKATYMPDHTEEASSFLKSPDKIQNTVDEKEESHHSEIPLPCRSRNKEMEDSEPQERKTFLKQQSEFVDSSSQVMMLQSYVLQFLCVQKVLKDAAAQNSMKKI from the exons ATGTTGCAATGGATGGGAGGTTCAAGGAGGAAAGTGAATACT TCGAGGAAGTCTACACTGAACAG GcaaaaacaatattttgaaCAAAGAAGGCGACAACAACAGCATCAGCAGCAAACAAATGGGATAGAGAGCTATGCATATAATATACAAACAGCTGGGAAGCATGACAAAGAACATCAGTCATTGGATATTCTCAGTTTACTCAACTTGTCGAAAGTCTCCCAAGAACAGAAATCTGCTTGCCCCAATG GAAGGGAAGATATAGAAGTCAATGCTTCAAGAGTGACATATGATCTTTCAGAGGATCCACTAAGAATTGCTTCAAAGATGGTTGCTCCTCCCACTTCTGTTAAATTTAACAAAGCAA GAGCTGAATCAGGCTTCCATTCAGAGGTTGCATCTCCAAAAAA GGCTATCGCTACTGCTCCTGATAATCACAGAAAGTCTTTCAATGAAATGTATTCTAAACCACATAACTCGAGGACACCTGTTGAGCAGC TTTCAGAGTCTTGTGTGCTTGATTTTTTCGGCAATGATGGATTGGAGGATGACCATGTAGAAGGAAGTCCAGTCCATGAAGCTCACGTTGCATTTTCAGTTGAAG GTTTGGGAAAAGTGGGAATGGAAACACCGGTCCATTCACCAAAACAACCTGGAAG GACCTTCTCCTATGATTGCTCCACACCATTGCACGGTGCAAGGAAAGTGAACTCATTCAAGAACCTGAAGCGTCTGGAtgatattgaaattgaaatg GACACAGTAATGCAAGATATCACTATGCCCCTTAGTAGCAATGATTTAGAGTTCTCTGAGGATTTAATGGATTCAATCAGTAATCCAAAGAAGAAATTCTCCACTTTCAGAAATTGCACACAATATGATGGTCATGATAGTAAATTTGAAACCTATTATGGAGGCAGAAGAATATTTGACGATATTGAAAATGGCAACAAAGACAGATGGGATG GTAGGTATAACTACCTTGAGGAAGACTCTTTTAATGAATGGGAACATGATTTATCATTGGGGAGGCCAAGTGAAGTGAACCGTAGATCTGTTGATAATATGATGCATGGAGAGTATGGGATGTCAGATTTCACTTTTGAAGAACCCTTTTCCCCAACGAG GTTTTGTTCAAGCATAACAGACAAGTTCAACATCTTAG AGTCACCTTCATACTCGAAGCACCAAGTATTAGAGAATGATCTTGATTTTATATTTTCCACCGGGGCAAG AGAGCATACACGAAGGAAATTTAATTTTGGAGGTGTAGCCAGCCGACCTGATTGGTCTTGCTTTGCAACTGAATATGATAGGGATAATGCGAGCCTACTGAG TGAAGAGTCATGCTCATCAAGTGCAG TGAGGGTCAATGCAACTGATGATTCGCTGCCAAAGTCAACCAGAAAACACAGTAAGAGAAGACATGGCAATTCATGTGCCGACCCTGAACATAAATATCATGTGGACATAACTTCTATGGAAAGGACACAAGACAGAAGCAGGGATTTTTTTCAACAGAAGAATATTGCACATGGATCAGGGAGATGTACAAATATGTCAAAATCATCAAAGTTTAAACCCTCCCACCACTCAAACACTCCTTTCCGTGAAAAGTCAACCCCAAACAGCAATTGGAGGTCTGAGGAAAGATACATGTCAGTTGATATAGATTCGGGTTCCAGTTCTTTCCATCAAAATTCCTGTCCATCAGCAGGCTCTATGCCTTTGTCTCGAGATCCTTTCGGTGCATTCGATTGCCTAGAATTACATGTGGATGCCAGACCTTCAGAACACTGTGAACCTGTTGCGAGTTCACCTTCAGGCAGTTTTATCTCTCAGAAATTTGCATTTCATGACTCTCCTCCTGTAACCTCTAACATTGGGTGTGGACCAACAAAACCAAATCTTTATCCATGTTCACATGATCAGACCCCATCTCCTGATTTGTCAGCACAAGAAAGTTTTAGCAAGGCCGAGGAGGGAAAAGTGAAATTCCAGCCCAAAGAAAAATCTAGACAGGAGGAAGAAAATGCTATTCTGAACAACTTGCTCACAGAAAGTGTAGATGCAGCAAGTGCTTTACGATCAAAGAACAAGTACAGTGTATGCAAGAAAGCAAAGGATGCAGATTCAGGACGAAATGAGGGAAGTATAAAAGCAACCTATATGCCTGACCATACTGAGGAGGCATCATCGTTTTTGAAGAGTCCAGATAAAATTCAAAACACAGTGGATGAAAAAGA AGAATCCCATCACTCTGAAATTCCTCTTCCATGTCGAAGTCGGAACAAAG AGATGGAAGATTCTGAGCCTCAGGAAAGAAAGACTTTCCTTAAACAGCAAAGTGAATTCGTTGACTCATCTTCTCAGGTTATGATGCTTCAGAGCTATGTTCTTCAGTTTCTTTGTGTGCAGAAGGTATTGAAGGACGCAGCTGCACAGAATAGCATGAAGAAAATATAG
- the LOC133730276 gene encoding two-component response regulator ARR17-like, which yields MELNRDEKPHVLAVDDSVLDRKIIERLLTNSSCKVTTAEDAHGALELLGLADGQQNFSNTVSDVNMIITDYCMPGMTGYELLKKIKESPTAKEIPVVVVSSENIQTRIEKCLEEGAEEFLLKPLRQSDVKRLRCHLTKDGNPTDEGMLCVGR from the exons ATGGAGTTAAATAGGGATGAAAAGCCACATGTTTTGGCTGTTGATGATAGCGTTTTGGACCGTAAAATCATCGAGAGGTTACTCACCAATTCTTCATGCAAAG TGACTACAGCGGAGGATGCACATGGAGCACTGGAGCTGTTGGGTTTGGCAGATGGGCAACAGAACTTCTCTAACACC GTTTCCGACGTTAACATGATAATCACTGATTACTGCATGCCAGGAATGACAGGGTACGAgctactaaaaaaaataaag GAATCACCAACAGCGAAGGAGATACCAGTAGTTGTTGTATCATCTGAGAACATACAGACTCGAATTGAAAA GTGCCTTGAGGAAGGAGCTGAAGAGTTCTTGCTGAAGCCTCTCCGACAGTCGGATGTTAAAAGATTGAGATGCCATCTAACAAAGGATGGAAACCCTACTGATGAGGGGATGCTCTGTGTGGGAAGATGA
- the LOC133730275 gene encoding uncharacterized protein LOC133730275, with product MEGFVMVGLVFASVSLLMSSAAAQVPDYDYLPDESITPASSEDVEAYAPVTIEYGFPPEPYRGYYDNLDQCEDNFNLNCVKEIYRGMFKTEPLNKNCCKNLVQMGYGCHSRLAKFANPRNKAKASMSLAKSVHIWQKCVSVVEIGRFPAGPAPF from the coding sequence ATGGAAGGATTTGTCATGGTTGGTTTGGTCTTTGCAAGTGTATCATTACTCATGTCATCTGCAGCAGCTCAAGTTCCTGATTATGACTATTTACCCGATGAGTCCATTACCCCTGCTAGCTCTGAAGATGTTGAAGCCTACGCTCCAGTTACGATCGAGTATGGGTTTCCACCAGAGCCGTACCGTGGATATTATGACAATTTAGACCAATGCGAAGACAACTTCAACCTAAATTGTGTTAAAGAGATTTACCGCGGTATGTTCAAAACCGAGCCTCTTAATAAGAACTGTTGCAAGAACCTTGTGCAGATGGGATATGGCTGTCACAGTAGGTTAGCGAAATTTGCGAACCCGAGAAATAAAGCAAAAGCTTCCATGTCATTGGCTAAGAGTGTGCATATTTGGCAAAAGTGTGTCTCAGTTGTTGAAATTGGTCGATTCCCTGCTGGTCCTGCTCCTTTCTAA